In Flavobacterium sp. GSB-24, the genomic window ATCATTGCATCACTCGGAGATCTTACCGTATATCGAAATTCTATTACAGAACCTTCTTTAATGTTAGGCATTGTAATCTTTTTTTGCCCTCTATATTTCGAAAGGACTTCATCAAAAGATCCGTCACTTTTTAATTTTGTTTTTTCAATTTTACCATTTACCAAATTGTAAGTAACTGCGTCTGAAAAAAACACTCTTTCTTTTAGATTGTTAGTATTGTAGTACCAAACTGCTTGATTGGCCCAGTCATATCCTTCTTTTTTATAAATTTTGACACGAGTTTCTACATCAGTCAGCATGTAAAAACCGTCGTTTTGGTCAAATTCCATTCTAGACACTCCTTTTTTATACAAAATTGCCGCTACGGCTGAAGTATCTTTAGGATGTGCTTTCTGTTCTAATTCTGCAACAGAAACTTTCCCTAATCTAAAATCCTGTGAAATCGCTTTGGGAGCGATTAATAAAATCACAGACAGGCTAAAAAGTTTAATAATTTTCATTGGTTGTTTTTGGTTATAGTTTTAATTCTTGGTTAGTATTATTTTGGCGTTATCATTTCTAGAAACCTGCTCCATAAACAAACGGTATTCGTCATATTCTTTATTTGAATATTTTCCTTTGTTTAAGAACATAGATCTTTTATAGGTTATTTTGTTGTTTTCTTTTTTAAGGATTTCTGTTTTATATTCTCCGAATTTTCCTTTTAACTCATAATTTTGAGGCAGAAATTCGACACTAAAACCTGCTGGAAGATTTATCTCAATTTCATCTGTATCTAAATAGCCACGCTGAATTTGAAATGGATTTTTACGGTTTCTAATGCGCTTTACATTTCCGGTATATTGGTTGAATGCATCGACAACAAAAATCATTTTATTTCCAGAAACAGCACCATAATTTGATGCACTTAACTGAACATCTTCGGTAAAAAGAATATTCTCTTTATCATTAGTAAAAGTTATTTTACCTAATTTTAAATTATTGATGTTATCCCAATATTCTTTATAATGTTCCTCTTTCTCATTTGGCTGTAAATTCTCAACTCTGGATTTAGCAGCATATTGACTTCCTTGGGAAGCTATTTTTAAAGTACCAGAAAAATTTCCATTCTCATCAATTGTATAAGTTCCTTTTCCTGTTTGAGTATTTCCTTTATCGTCATAAATTTTAGTTCGAACAATTTCACCGCCTTCTGGCTTTACTACCAAAACATTTCTATCGTCTGTAAAAGTTCCTTGATAACCAAAAGGATCATCTTGACTGGTACATTCCAGCCAGATATAATTATCTTTATCTGGAACAGCAAGAATCATGTGGTTCCCCTGCATGGAAACAAAATCCGATTGAATATCCGATTTATAGCGATCTCCGTATAAAATTGTATTGTATGAAGGAACATCAACGGCTTGTAAAAGTGCTTTTGTGTAATTTGACAATGCTTTACAATCTCCATACCCTAAACGATCTACATCTGTTGCCAGCATTGGTTTCCAGCCGCCAATGCCTACCGCAATATTTACATATCTAGATTTTTTTTGAACATAATCGTAAATAATCTTTGCTTTTTTGACAGGATCTTTTTCATTGCCAACAAGTGCTTTTATTTTTGCTTTAGTTTCTTCTGGTAAAGTTGTAGTTCCAGTTAGGATTTTTTCTCCATACCATTTCCCAAAAGCTTCCCAAGTGGTAGCCGTCCCATCGACTCCTTCTAAATGAAAATGTTCAAGTCCCATCATGACTTTAGGAAAAAGATCTGTTTGAGAAGGACTAAGATCTTCTTGCTTTTGAGCTAGGATATTAACAGCTGTATAACTCAGTTTGGTATCTGTATCAACTGTTTTTGTTATATTAAAATCAGAAAAACGGAACTCTTTCTTTTTAAACCCCAGCTCTTTTGGGAAAGTAACATTCAGCGCACATTTTTCTACACTTAAATAATAACCGCCTAAAAAATACCATTGTGGTATAAACGCGGTGTTTGAAGTCTCTACCTCACTAGTATAAACAATTGTAAAAGGATAAGAAATAGGAGTATAATCTAAATAAAGTACTCGATTATCTGAAAAAAGGGTACTCCCGCTTACGGCGCTTTGATCTTTAAAATCTTTTCGTTTGATTTTTTTTATTTCGTTTCCGAAGGCATCATAAACAACGGCTTCAATACTTTTTATGGAAGTTGTTTTATCATAATTCTGAAAAGCATCAATATCGTTTAAACCCTTATTATTTAAAACAGAAACAACTCTTTGTACTTTGATATTCATACTTCGTTGCGAAGCAATAACAATATCTATCTGGTCTAAACGAAGAACAGCATTGGCGTTTTCTTTAAGACTATCAGAAATTTTTAAAATGGAATAATCGCTCTTTTGAGCAAATGAATTAACCGTGATTATAACAAAAAATAACGCGCAAAAGAGGTTTTTCATTAGTAGGTATTTTCGTCAAATATATATTATTTTCAGAAATCCTTAACAAATGTTTAATAAAATTTTACTCTCTATTTTTGCTGTCCATTATTATGGTAACTGGTCCATCATTTAAGAGATTAACCTTCATATCGGCACCGAAAATTCCTGTTTGAACTTTTTTGCCCAATTCTTTTTCTAGAGATTTTACAAAGTTTTCATACATAGGGATTGCAAAATCTGGTTTTGCTGCTTTTATATAAGATGGACGGTTCCCTTTTTTAGTCGAAGCATGAAGTGTAAACTGACTTACTACAATAATATCGCCGTCAATATCTTGAACTGAGCAGTTCATAACATCATTTTCATCTCCAAAAATTCTCATTTTAATAATCTTTCCAGAAAGCCAGTCAATATCTTCCTGAGTGTCGGCATCCTCAATTCCAACTAAAACTAATAAACCCTTTTTAATGTCTGCTGTTTTTTGACCTTCTACAGTTACTGATGCTTGAGAAACTCTTTGGATTACTATTTTCATTATTTATCTGGAGTGGCTTTTACACCATGATTAAAAGATTATTTGGATTTTATTTCTGGACGTTAGATACACAGCAGTACATCTTTACAATTGGAATTTGGAATTTTAAAAATTGATTTTTTATTTTCTCGTTTCATCACTAGCTGCACGATCTTCACCATAAGTATCGCTGCGATAATGCTCGTCATCTCCTTCAAGGATTTTAAGATAACTATTGTAACGTGACCAAGCGATTTCGTCTTTTTCTAAAGCTGCTTTTATCGCACAATGAGGTTCCTCTTTGTGTAAACAGTTGTTAAACTTACATTGGTCTTTCAGTTTGAAGAATTCTGGAAAATAACCGCTGATTTCAGATGGCTCCATATCGACAATTCCGAAACCTTTAATTCCTGGTGTGTCAATAATTCGCGCATCAAAAGATAAATCATACATTTCGGCAAAAGTAGTCGTATGCTGTCCTTGTTTGCTTTGTTCTGAAATTACTGTTGTTTTTAAATGCAGGCTTGGTTCCATTGCATTCACCAAAGTTGATTTTCCAACTCCAGAATGTCCGGAAAACATACTTACTTTTCCAATCATCATTTCCTTTAACTGGTCAACGCCTTTATTTTCTGTTGATGAAATTCTGAGACATTTATATCCAATTTCGGTATAAATATGCTGTAAATACAATTGATCGTCTAAAGTTTGCTCGTTAAGCGTATCAATTTTATTAAAAATCAGGATAGCTTCAATTCCGTATGCTTCTGCAGTAACCAAAAAACGATCGATAAAGCTCGTCGTTGTCGGCGGATTATCAATCGTAATCAATAAAAAAACCTGATCAATATTTGATGCAATAATATGAATCTGCTTAGATAAGTTAACTGATTTACGAACGATATAATTTTTTCTTTCATGGATATTATAAATCGTTCCCGTAATGGCATCGGAAGTTTCTTCTAATTCATAATCGACAATATCGCCTACAGCAATTGGGTTGGTACTTTTGATACCTTTCATTCTGAATTTCCCTTTCATACGGCATTCAATAAAATCACCTTTTTCAGATTTTACGGTATACCAGCTTCCTGTAGATTTATATACGATTCCTGTCATTCTTTAATTTTAGATTGTTGTCCCGAAACTTCGGGATTAGATTTCAGATTTGAAAACTAAATCCCTGCAAAGATAAATGAATAATTTTAAACATAGCCCAAGGTTTCAACCTTCTGAATTGATTGAGAAAAACGTTCCGCCATTAAGATTCAAACGTTGGTTGATATAATCTAAAAACAAAAATCCCCAAAACTTCTTTCAAAGTAATGGAGATTTTAAAAAACAATCTATCTTCAATTAATGTTATAAGAAAATTTAGGGATCTTGTTTTCAAAAACTAAAATTAACTTATATCACTTATATGGTTCAGCAAAATTATGCGTTGAAAATTTTCTCTTGATGACCAATACTTTCCTGGTGAATCGCTTTGAACATTCTCAAAACAAACTCTTCAGTAAGACCTTTTTTCTCACCTTCCAAGATCATTTTTCCTAAAATTTCGTTCCAACGGTTGTTTTGAAGAATTGCAACGTTTGCATCTTTTTTCACCTGACCAATTTCGTCAGCAACTTTCATACGTTTTCCTAATAACTCTAATAAGTTAGCATCAAGTACGTCGATGTTAGCTCTTAATTTTGTCATTTTTTGGCTGTACTCATCTGTAGTATCATCCGTTTTTCTGATAGTCAAATCTTTAATGATTTGTTTCAAAGCGTCTGGAGTAACTTGTTGCGCAGCATCAGACCAAGCGTTGTCTGGATCGTAGTGCGTTTCGATAATCATCCCGTCGTAGTTCAAATCTAAAGCCTCTTGCGTTACTTCAAAAATCATTTTACGATCTCCTGTAATGTGAGATGGATCGATGATTAATGGTAAATCAGGAAATTTATTTTGCAATTCGATAGCAATCTGCCATTCTGGAATATTTCTGTATTTTGTTTTTTCGTAAGTAGAGAAACCTCTGTGGATAACTCCTAACTTCTCAATTCCAGCCATATGTAAACGCTCAACACCACCTAACCATAAAGCTAAATCTGGGTTTACTGGGTTTTTAACCAAAACGATTTTATCTGTTCCTTTTAAAGTATCAGCAATTTCCTGAACTGCGAAAGGATTTGCAGTTGTACGTGCACCAACCCATAAAACGTCGATATCGTGTTCTAAAGCTAGTTTACAATGAGCTGCAGTTGCCACTTCAGTTCCCATTAATAAACCAGTTTCAGCTTTTGCTTTCTGCAACCATTTTAAACCAATTTCCCCAACACCTTCAAATCCTCCCGGACGCGTTCTTGGTTTCCAGATTCCAGCTCTGAAAACACTAACTTTTGAATCTTTTAATTCGTGAGCAATTTTCAATACTTGATCTTCAGTCTCTGCACTACATGGTCCAGCTATCACAAGTGGGTGATTTAAATTGAAATCTTCTAACCACTTTCTCATTTCTTTCTTATTTTCCATTTTAATTCTAATTTACTTTTTAGTTGTTGTTAATCCGTTTAGTATTTCTTTTATCTTATTTGTGCTTTCCATTTCTTCAAAAATGGCGTTGTAATTTTCATCTTTCAACAAATCCCTAAACCGACTGAGATTTGAAATATATTCTTCTAATGTTTCCAGAACGTGTTCCT contains:
- a CDS encoding DUF3857 domain-containing protein is translated as MKNLFCALFFVIITVNSFAQKSDYSILKISDSLKENANAVLRLDQIDIVIASQRSMNIKVQRVVSVLNNKGLNDIDAFQNYDKTTSIKSIEAVVYDAFGNEIKKIKRKDFKDQSAVSGSTLFSDNRVLYLDYTPISYPFTIVYTSEVETSNTAFIPQWYFLGGYYLSVEKCALNVTFPKELGFKKKEFRFSDFNITKTVDTDTKLSYTAVNILAQKQEDLSPSQTDLFPKVMMGLEHFHLEGVDGTATTWEAFGKWYGEKILTGTTTLPEETKAKIKALVGNEKDPVKKAKIIYDYVQKKSRYVNIAVGIGGWKPMLATDVDRLGYGDCKALSNYTKALLQAVDVPSYNTILYGDRYKSDIQSDFVSMQGNHMILAVPDKDNYIWLECTSQDDPFGYQGTFTDDRNVLVVKPEGGEIVRTKIYDDKGNTQTGKGTYTIDENGNFSGTLKIASQGSQYAAKSRVENLQPNEKEEHYKEYWDNINNLKLGKITFTNDKENILFTEDVQLSASNYGAVSGNKMIFVVDAFNQYTGNVKRIRNRKNPFQIQRGYLDTDEIEINLPAGFSVEFLPQNYELKGKFGEYKTEILKKENNKITYKRSMFLNKGKYSNKEYDEYRLFMEQVSRNDNAKIILTKN
- the dtd gene encoding D-aminoacyl-tRNA deacylase, giving the protein MKIVIQRVSQASVTVEGQKTADIKKGLLVLVGIEDADTQEDIDWLSGKIIKMRIFGDENDVMNCSVQDIDGDIIVVSQFTLHASTKKGNRPSYIKAAKPDFAIPMYENFVKSLEKELGKKVQTGIFGADMKVNLLNDGPVTIIMDSKNRE
- the rsgA gene encoding ribosome small subunit-dependent GTPase A; this encodes MTGIVYKSTGSWYTVKSEKGDFIECRMKGKFRMKGIKSTNPIAVGDIVDYELEETSDAITGTIYNIHERKNYIVRKSVNLSKQIHIIASNIDQVFLLITIDNPPTTTSFIDRFLVTAEAYGIEAILIFNKIDTLNEQTLDDQLYLQHIYTEIGYKCLRISSTENKGVDQLKEMMIGKVSMFSGHSGVGKSTLVNAMEPSLHLKTTVISEQSKQGQHTTTFAEMYDLSFDARIIDTPGIKGFGIVDMEPSEISGYFPEFFKLKDQCKFNNCLHKEEPHCAIKAALEKDEIAWSRYNSYLKILEGDDEHYRSDTYGEDRAASDETRK
- a CDS encoding bifunctional 3-deoxy-7-phosphoheptulonate synthase/chorismate mutase type II, translating into MENKKEMRKWLEDFNLNHPLVIAGPCSAETEDQVLKIAHELKDSKVSVFRAGIWKPRTRPGGFEGVGEIGLKWLQKAKAETGLLMGTEVATAAHCKLALEHDIDVLWVGARTTANPFAVQEIADTLKGTDKIVLVKNPVNPDLALWLGGVERLHMAGIEKLGVIHRGFSTYEKTKYRNIPEWQIAIELQNKFPDLPLIIDPSHITGDRKMIFEVTQEALDLNYDGMIIETHYDPDNAWSDAAQQVTPDALKQIIKDLTIRKTDDTTDEYSQKMTKLRANIDVLDANLLELLGKRMKVADEIGQVKKDANVAILQNNRWNEILGKMILEGEKKGLTEEFVLRMFKAIHQESIGHQEKIFNA